In Arachis hypogaea cultivar Tifrunner chromosome 17, arahy.Tifrunner.gnm2.J5K5, whole genome shotgun sequence, a single window of DNA contains:
- the LOC112766096 gene encoding nucleobase-ascorbate transporter 3 — MGETANHPPPVAPAPAPPPPNLALSRGPTWTPAEQLLQLHYCIHSNPSWPQALLLGFQHYIVMLGTTVLIATTLVPQMGGNHGDKARVIQSLLFMSGVNTLLQTWFGSRLPTVMNASFAFVLPVLSIINDYTDRVFPSEHERFIYTMRTIQGSLIVSSFINIFLGYSKSWGSLTRLFSPIVIVPVVCLVGLGLFMRGFPQLANCVQIGLLMLILLVITQQYLKRIHPSMNHVLEKFALLICIAIIWGFAAILTVASAYNNSKERTQASCRTDRSYLMSSAPWIKIPYPFQWGTPIFRASHVFGMMGAALVTSAESTGTFFAAARISGATPPPAHVLSRSIGLQGIGMLLEGIFGAAVGTTASVENVGLLGLTHIGSRRVVQISCGFMIFFSIFGKFGAFFASIPLPIFAAIYCVLYGIVAAVGISFIQFANNNSMRNIYVLGVSLFLGISVPQYFIMNTAPDGHGPVRTNAGWFNDILNTIFSSAATVAIIVGTILDNTLEAKHAANDRGMPWWVPFQNRKGDVRNDEFYGLPLRINEYMPTRFL, encoded by the exons ATGGGAGAGACAGCGAACCACCCACCACCCGTGGCACCGGCACCAGCACCACCACCGCCTAATCTTGCACTTTCAAGGGGCCCCACTTGGACTCCAGCTGAACAACTCTTGCAGCTTCACTACTGCATCCACTCCAATCCTTCATGGC CACAAGCacttttacttggttttcaacaCTACATTGTTATGCTTGGAACAACGGTTCTGATCGCAACTACACTAGTGCCTCAAATGGGGGGTAATCAT GGTGATAAAGCACGCGTGATTCAGTCATTGCTGTTTATGTCCGGTGTGAACACGCTACTACAGACATGGTTCGGATCAAGGCTTCCTACAGTGATGAATGCATCATTTGCTTTTGTTCTTCCTGTGCTCTCCATCATTAATGATTACACCGACAGAGTATTTCCATCTGAACACGAG AGGTTTATCTACACAATGAGAACAATCCAAGGGTCTCTTATTGTTTCTTCCTTCATCAACATCTTCCTTGGGTATAGTAAGTCATGGGGAAGTTTAACAAG ATTGTTTAGTCCTATAGTCATTGTACCTGTGGTATGCCTGGTGGGTCTTGGTCTTTTCATGAGAGGCTTTCCACAG CTTGCAAATTGTGTGCAGATTGGACTACTAATGCTGATACTACTTGTCATAACCCAACAG TATTTGAAGCGTATTCATCCCTCCATGAATCATGTTCTTGAGAAGTTTGCCTTACTTATCTGCATTGCTATCATCTGGGGATTTGCCGCCATCCTTACCGTGGCCAGTGCATACAACAATTCCAAAGAACGGACACAAGCCAGTTGTCGCACGGATCGCTCATACCTCATGTCTTCTGCTCCTTG GATTAAAATTCCATACCCATTTCAGTGGGGTACTCCAATATTCAGAGCCAGTCATGTCTTTGGGATGATGGGAGCTGCACTTGTCACATCTGCAGAG TCAACTGGGACTTTCTTTGCAGCAGCCAGAATCTCTGGTGCAACACCACCTCCAGCACATGTGCTCAGCCGAAGTATTGGGCTTCAG GGTATAGGCATGCTGCTTGAAGGCATTTTTGGTGCTGCTGTTGGTACTACTGCATCAGT TGAAAATGTTGGACTACTTGGTCTAACTCATATAGGAAGCAGAAGGGTAGTGCAGATATCTTGTGGTTTCATGATCTTCTTCTCAATATTTG GGAAGTTTGGAGCATTTTTTGCATCAATTCCCTTACCAATCTTTGCTGCTATATATTGTGTTCTATATGGTATTGTGG cTGCTGTTGGGATCTCATTTATACAATTTGCCAATAACAATTCCATGAGAAATATCTATGTTTTGGGGGTATCCTTGTTTCTTGGGATTTCAGTACCTCAATATTTCATCATGAACACTGCCCCAGATGGACATGGCCCAGTTAGAACAAACGCTGGATGG TTTAATGACATTTTGAACACCATATTCTCTTCTGCTGCAACTGTTGCAATAATTGTTGGGACTATTCTTGATAACACACTTGAGGCAAAGCATGCAGCTAATGACAGAGGAATGCCATGGTGGGTTCCTTTCCAGAACAGAAAGGGAGATGTTAGAAATGATGAGTTTTACGGTCTTCCTCTTAGGATAAACGAGTATATGCCCACCAGATTTCTCTAA